From the Acidobacteriota bacterium genome, one window contains:
- a CDS encoding 30S ribosomal protein S20: MANHKSAAKQARRSAARRLRNRFWRSRMRTQIKKFRKALEQGDLETAKALLAPTLGLVDRTARAGVIHDNTASRYKSRLQRAFNKSAAKAG; the protein is encoded by the coding sequence ATGGCGAACCACAAGTCGGCCGCGAAGCAGGCCCGCAGGAGCGCGGCGCGCCGCCTCCGCAACCGCTTCTGGCGGTCCCGGATGCGGACGCAGATCAAGAAGTTCCGGAAGGCCCTCGAGCAGGGCGACCTCGAGACCGCCAAGGCTCTGCTCGCCCCGACCCTCGGGCTGGTCGACCGCACCGCCAGGGCGGGCGTGATCCACGACAACACGGCCTCGCGGTACAAGTCGCGGCTGCAGCGCGCGTTCAACAAGTCGGCGGCGAAGGCCGGCTAG
- a CDS encoding RtcB family protein has protein sequence MGVRLERVDPYRWRIPRQGGMRVPGLIYADERLIEAIEQDRAPEQVANVAHLPGIVGHSFAMPDIHWGYGFPIGGVAAFDAEEGVVSPGGVGYDINCGVRLLATSLPREEIAPRIVELADALFRRVPAGVGSRAAGQPLTRQELLRVLRDGAGWAVERGLADRSELSRIEERGVLEGADPSQVSERALERGRAQLGTVGSGNHFVEVQYVDEVYDPEAARRLGLAPGAVTISIHSGSRGLGYQVCDDFLKVMVRAAARYGIDLPDRQLCCAPIRSDEGRRYLGAMAAAANFAFANRTVMAHRVREALERDLGIPPAEHRLRTVYDVCHNIAKFERHEVGGSSMTVCVHRKGATRAFPPGHPALPQELAETGQPVLIPGDMGRYSFVLLGTQGSAEAFGSSCHGAGRRLSRKAAKRSARGRPVVRELEAGGVIVRAAGMATVLEEIPEAYKDVALVVEAVEGAGLARRLARLRPLAVVKG, from the coding sequence ATGGGCGTGAGGCTCGAGCGGGTGGATCCCTACCGGTGGCGCATCCCGCGCCAGGGCGGGATGCGCGTGCCGGGGCTGATCTACGCCGACGAACGGCTCATCGAGGCCATCGAGCAGGACCGCGCGCCGGAGCAGGTGGCCAACGTCGCGCACCTTCCGGGCATCGTCGGGCACTCCTTCGCGATGCCGGACATCCACTGGGGCTACGGCTTTCCGATCGGAGGGGTCGCCGCCTTCGACGCCGAGGAAGGTGTCGTCTCCCCCGGGGGGGTGGGCTACGACATCAACTGCGGGGTCCGGCTGCTCGCCACCTCGCTCCCGCGGGAGGAGATCGCGCCGCGGATCGTCGAGCTGGCGGATGCGCTGTTCCGCCGCGTGCCGGCCGGCGTCGGCTCCCGCGCCGCCGGACAGCCGCTCACGCGCCAAGAGCTGCTCCGGGTGCTCCGGGACGGTGCCGGTTGGGCGGTGGAGCGCGGCCTGGCCGACCGCTCGGAGCTGAGCCGGATCGAGGAGCGAGGGGTGCTGGAGGGGGCCGACCCTTCGCAGGTGTCGGAGCGCGCGCTCGAGCGGGGGCGCGCGCAGCTCGGCACGGTCGGGTCGGGGAACCACTTCGTCGAGGTCCAGTACGTCGACGAGGTCTACGACCCCGAGGCCGCCCGCCGCCTCGGCCTGGCGCCGGGTGCGGTGACCATCTCGATCCACTCGGGGTCCCGGGGACTCGGCTACCAGGTCTGCGACGACTTCCTCAAGGTGATGGTGCGCGCGGCGGCGCGGTACGGCATCGACCTTCCCGACCGGCAGCTCTGCTGCGCGCCCATCCGGTCGGACGAAGGGCGCCGTTACCTGGGCGCGATGGCGGCCGCCGCCAACTTCGCGTTCGCGAACCGCACGGTCATGGCCCACCGGGTGCGGGAAGCGCTCGAGCGAGACCTCGGCATCCCTCCCGCGGAGCACCGGCTGCGGACCGTCTACGACGTCTGCCACAACATCGCGAAATTCGAGCGCCACGAGGTCGGCGGCTCGTCCATGACGGTCTGCGTGCATCGCAAGGGGGCGACGCGCGCGTTCCCGCCCGGGCACCCGGCGCTCCCGCAGGAACTGGCCGAGACGGGGCAGCCGGTGCTGATCCCCGGGGACATGGGCCGGTACTCGTTCGTCCTGCTCGGAACGCAGGGCTCGGCCGAGGCTTTCGGCTCGTCGTGCCACGGCGCCGGGCGCCGCCTGTCGCGGAAGGCGGCGAAGCGCTCGGCGCGGGGGCGCCCCGTGGTCCGGGAGCTGGAGGCCGGGGGGGTGATCGTCCGTGCCGCCGGGATGGCCACGGTGCTCGAGGAGATCCCCGAGGCGTACAAGGACGTCGCGCTCGTCGTGGAGGCGGTGGAGGGCGCCGGGCTGGCCCGGCGTCTCGCCCGCCTGCGGCCGCTCGCCGTGGTGAAGGGATAG
- a CDS encoding archease: MTRGRPAYELYEHTADTGIVLEAPTLPLLFERAAAAMFDLIVDIERVGEDGETETVELEEEDADLLLVSWLGELLGRAMERRRVYGRFDVRLDGVTRLRGRIWGEALDPERHRYKTEIKAVTYHDLALRRTARGFQARVVFDL, from the coding sequence ATGACCCGGGGGCGCCCCGCCTACGAGCTGTACGAGCACACCGCGGACACCGGCATCGTGCTGGAGGCTCCGACCCTGCCGCTGCTGTTCGAGCGGGCCGCGGCGGCGATGTTCGATCTGATCGTGGATATCGAACGCGTGGGGGAGGACGGAGAGACCGAGACGGTCGAGCTCGAGGAGGAGGACGCCGACCTCCTGCTCGTCTCCTGGCTCGGCGAGCTTCTCGGCCGGGCGATGGAACGGCGGCGGGTCTATGGCCGATTCGATGTGAGGCTCGACGGCGTCACGCGGCTGCGGGGCCGGATCTGGGGGGAGGCGCTCGACCCGGAGCGGCACCGCTACAAGACCGAAATCAAGGCCGTGACCTATCATGATCTCGCGCTGCGGCGGACGGCGCGGGGTTTCCAGGCGCGGGTCGTCTTCGACCTGTGA
- the rnr gene encoding ribonuclease R translates to MAQRTLPADERILTWLEERPGLAATVREIAEAFGLPARSRPKLRRRLHELVAEGRLVALRGRRFGSARVLGDVVGRYTRHPHGFGFVVPDDPSEIDLYIPIGGAGGALHGDLVAARITDVKPDGRREGTIVRVLERKSKVLVGAFQPTYSGGGVVQPIDAGYGFDILVPKGRTAGARAGEFVSVSLETPPSGAGPARGRVVERLGRPDEPGADVEVLIRKFDLDPRFPEEVLRAAEALPDDPGRWSLEDREDFTGQTVVTIDGASAKDFDDAISVERTRDGGYRLHVHIADVAHFVEEGGPIDAEALRRGTSVYFPDRVIPMLPERLSNHLCSLVPNELRLTQGVTIDFDGEGRARRWRSHDGVIRSQARLTYEEVAAAIEERRPEARRALGKLLPMLEAASELAAKLEAQRARRGAIDFDLPEPELRLALTGGTEDIVARRRTAAHRMIEEFMIAANRAVASDLAARRAPCLFRVHERPDPDRVEKLMRALGGLGYRLDVDPVDATPAHFRVLLEQASGRPEEPFVVRMVLRTMSLARYDPVCLGHFGLALRRYLHFTSPIRRYPDLVAHRALRRLRHRVRERADVAADRRERLPDLARECSRLERDAEAAERESIAWKVAAFMAERLGEEFEGRIVEVAPHGLTVLIPQPFVEGLLPVRRLGDEYFRYDARRLRMIGSKTGRVFRIGQVVRVRVDRVDLLRHLVDFSLVGAETGPGGGRRRSGRGTAARRGRGRAGRRGR, encoded by the coding sequence GTGGCCCAGCGCACGCTGCCGGCGGATGAGCGGATCCTGACCTGGCTCGAGGAGCGCCCGGGACTGGCTGCGACGGTGCGCGAGATCGCCGAGGCCTTCGGCCTTCCGGCCCGCTCTCGCCCGAAGCTGCGCCGGCGCCTGCACGAACTCGTCGCGGAGGGGCGCCTGGTGGCGCTCCGCGGGCGCCGCTTCGGTTCGGCGCGGGTGCTCGGCGACGTCGTCGGCCGGTACACGCGGCACCCGCACGGGTTCGGCTTCGTGGTCCCGGACGATCCGTCGGAGATCGACCTGTACATCCCGATCGGGGGGGCGGGGGGCGCCCTGCACGGGGATCTCGTCGCCGCCCGCATCACGGACGTCAAACCGGACGGCCGGCGGGAAGGGACCATCGTCCGGGTGCTCGAGCGGAAGAGCAAGGTTCTGGTCGGCGCGTTCCAACCGACCTACTCCGGAGGTGGGGTCGTCCAGCCGATCGACGCCGGCTACGGCTTCGACATCCTGGTGCCGAAAGGCCGCACGGCGGGGGCCCGCGCCGGCGAGTTCGTCAGCGTATCGCTGGAGACCCCGCCGAGCGGAGCGGGCCCGGCGCGGGGCCGGGTGGTCGAGCGTCTGGGGCGCCCCGACGAGCCGGGGGCGGACGTCGAGGTCCTCATCCGGAAGTTCGATCTCGATCCCCGCTTCCCGGAGGAGGTGCTTCGCGCGGCCGAGGCCCTTCCGGACGACCCCGGCCGGTGGTCGCTCGAGGACCGGGAAGACTTCACCGGCCAGACGGTCGTGACGATCGACGGGGCGAGCGCCAAGGACTTCGACGACGCGATCTCGGTCGAGCGAACCCGGGACGGCGGGTACCGGCTGCACGTCCACATCGCCGACGTGGCGCACTTCGTCGAGGAAGGCGGGCCGATCGACGCCGAAGCCCTCCGCCGGGGAACGAGCGTCTACTTCCCCGATCGCGTGATTCCGATGCTGCCGGAGCGGCTGAGCAACCACCTCTGCTCGCTGGTTCCGAACGAGCTGCGGCTGACGCAGGGCGTCACGATCGACTTCGACGGCGAGGGCCGGGCCCGCCGGTGGCGCAGCCACGACGGGGTCATCCGCTCGCAGGCCCGGTTGACCTACGAGGAGGTCGCCGCCGCGATCGAGGAGCGGCGCCCGGAGGCGCGCCGCGCGCTGGGGAAGCTGCTGCCGATGCTCGAGGCGGCGTCGGAGCTCGCGGCCAAGCTGGAGGCGCAGCGCGCGCGGCGCGGGGCGATCGACTTCGACCTCCCGGAGCCGGAGCTCCGCCTCGCGCTGACGGGCGGAACGGAGGACATCGTGGCCCGCCGGCGGACGGCGGCGCACCGGATGATCGAGGAGTTCATGATCGCCGCCAACCGGGCCGTGGCCAGCGATCTCGCGGCGCGGAGGGCACCCTGCCTGTTCCGCGTGCACGAGCGGCCCGACCCCGACCGCGTCGAGAAGCTGATGCGGGCGCTGGGCGGCCTCGGCTACCGGCTCGACGTCGATCCCGTCGACGCGACGCCGGCCCATTTCCGCGTTCTCCTGGAGCAGGCCTCGGGCCGCCCGGAGGAGCCGTTCGTCGTCCGGATGGTGCTCAGGACGATGTCCCTCGCCCGCTACGATCCGGTTTGCCTGGGGCATTTCGGACTCGCCTTGAGGCGCTACCTGCACTTCACCTCGCCCATCCGCCGCTACCCCGACCTCGTGGCGCACCGCGCCCTGCGGCGGCTCCGCCACCGGGTGCGGGAGCGGGCCGACGTCGCGGCGGACCGGCGGGAGCGGCTGCCCGACCTGGCCCGCGAATGCTCCCGGCTCGAGCGTGACGCCGAGGCGGCCGAGCGCGAGTCGATCGCGTGGAAGGTCGCCGCCTTCATGGCGGAGCGTCTCGGCGAGGAGTTCGAGGGGCGGATCGTGGAGGTGGCCCCGCACGGCCTCACCGTGCTGATTCCCCAGCCGTTCGTGGAGGGGCTGCTTCCGGTGCGGCGGCTCGGTGACGAGTATTTCAGGTACGACGCGAGGCGGCTGCGCATGATCGGGTCGAAGACCGGCCGCGTCTTCCGGATCGGCCAGGTGGTCCGGGTCCGCGTCGACCGCGTGGACCTCCTCCGGCATCTGGTCGACTTTTCGCTGGTCGGGGCCGAGACCGGGCCCGGCGGCGGCCGCCGCCGCAGCGGCCGCGGAACGGCGGCGAGGCGCGGCCGTGGAAGGGCGGGGAGGCGGGGCCGATGA